Proteins encoded in a region of the Haloarcula sp. CBA1129 genome:
- a CDS encoding DUF6684 family protein has protein sequence MALFGFEKDTLLDLTVNVIPLGILFFFIVAFAAFPAFGTDPVFTGMQFALIISMFLLLAVLTYYAGKAVENAEKENGELGHED, from the coding sequence ATGGCACTGTTCGGGTTCGAAAAAGACACCCTGCTCGACCTCACCGTGAACGTCATCCCGCTCGGGATTCTCTTCTTCTTCATCGTCGCGTTCGCCGCGTTCCCGGCGTTCGGAACGGATCCCGTTTTCACCGGGATGCAGTTCGCACTGATTATCTCGATGTTCCTGTTGCTCGCGGTCCTGACCTACTATGCGGGGAAGGCCGTCGAGAACGCTGAGAAAGAGAACGGCGAACTGGGCCACGAGGATTGA
- a CDS encoding adenylosuccinate synthase: MTVTIVGSQLGDEGKGGIVDLYGDDVDVVARYQGGDNAGHTVVHEGEEYKLSLVPSGAIRGKVGVLGNGCVVNPRTLFDEIDTLQERGLEPDVRIAERAHVILPFHRVLDGIEEELKSETDDEVGTTGRGIGPTYEDKAGRRGVRVGDLLDPDVLRERLEYVVPQKRAVVEDVYDLDVDDLDDPDAFDVDALFEEFREFGRRFEAEDMTVNAGAFLSATIDEGQNVMLEGAQGTIIDIDHGNYPYVTSSNPTAGGAATGTGLSPGVVGDGEVIGIVKAYLTRVGSGPLPTELGGVVGDTPGYDEQGEGENEELANYIREEGGEYGTVTGRPRRVGWLDLPMLRHSTRVSGFTGIAINHLDVLAGLDEVKVGHTYTLDGEELASMPATTEQWKRCEANFRSFDGWPEVDWADAADEGYDALPENAKAYVEYIESELDTPAYAIGVGPGRGETIVREHPF; the protein is encoded by the coding sequence ATGACCGTAACCATCGTCGGCTCACAGCTCGGCGACGAAGGGAAGGGCGGCATCGTCGACCTGTACGGCGACGACGTGGATGTCGTCGCGCGCTATCAGGGCGGCGACAACGCCGGCCACACCGTCGTCCACGAGGGCGAGGAGTACAAGCTCTCGCTGGTTCCGAGCGGAGCCATCCGCGGCAAGGTCGGCGTACTCGGCAACGGGTGCGTCGTCAATCCGCGAACGCTGTTCGACGAGATCGACACGCTTCAGGAACGCGGCCTCGAACCGGACGTCCGCATCGCCGAACGAGCACACGTCATTCTCCCGTTCCACCGCGTGCTCGACGGTATCGAGGAGGAACTAAAGAGCGAAACGGATGACGAAGTCGGGACGACAGGCCGGGGTATCGGCCCGACCTACGAGGACAAGGCCGGTCGCCGCGGCGTCCGCGTCGGCGACCTGCTTGACCCGGACGTGCTCCGGGAGCGCCTCGAATACGTCGTTCCGCAGAAGCGAGCCGTCGTCGAAGACGTGTACGACCTCGACGTCGATGACCTCGACGACCCGGACGCCTTCGATGTGGACGCCCTCTTCGAGGAGTTCCGCGAGTTCGGCCGCCGCTTCGAGGCCGAGGACATGACCGTCAACGCTGGAGCCTTCCTCAGCGCGACCATTGACGAAGGCCAGAACGTCATGCTGGAGGGCGCACAGGGGACCATCATCGACATCGACCACGGGAACTACCCCTACGTCACGTCATCGAACCCGACGGCCGGCGGCGCGGCGACCGGGACCGGACTCAGCCCCGGCGTCGTCGGCGACGGCGAAGTTATCGGTATCGTGAAGGCGTACCTCACCCGCGTCGGGAGCGGCCCGCTGCCGACCGAACTCGGCGGCGTCGTTGGCGACACGCCCGGCTACGACGAGCAGGGCGAAGGCGAGAACGAGGAGCTGGCGAACTACATCCGCGAGGAAGGCGGCGAGTACGGTACTGTCACCGGTCGACCGCGACGTGTCGGCTGGCTCGACCTGCCGATGTTGCGCCATTCGACGCGCGTGTCCGGCTTTACCGGAATCGCCATCAATCACCTCGACGTGCTCGCCGGCCTCGACGAAGTGAAGGTCGGCCACACGTACACGCTCGACGGCGAGGAGCTGGCGTCGATGCCCGCGACCACCGAGCAGTGGAAGCGGTGTGAAGCCAACTTCAGGTCATTCGACGGCTGGCCCGAGGTCGACTGGGCGGACGCCGCCGACGAGGGGTACGACGCACTGCCGGAGAACGCGAAAGCCTACGTCGAATACATCGAGTCCGAACTCGACACGCCGGCCTACGCCATCGGCGTCGGCCCCGGCCGCGGCGAAACTATCGTCCGCGAGCATCCGTTCTAA
- a CDS encoding methytransferase partner Trm112: MKEDLMEIICCPLDKHDLDLEVTERDDGEIMSGELVCTECSETFPIEDGIPNLLPPDMRDEAPA, encoded by the coding sequence ATGAAAGAGGACCTGATGGAAATTATTTGCTGCCCTCTGGACAAGCACGACCTCGACCTCGAAGTGACGGAGCGCGACGACGGCGAGATCATGTCGGGCGAACTCGTCTGTACCGAGTGTAGCGAGACGTTCCCCATCGAGGACGGGATTCCGAACCTCCTCCCGCCGGACATGCGCGACGAGGCACCGGCCTGA
- a CDS encoding DR2241 family protein: MDDTRIEAFAEAASDGIAFDGIEAAVEGERYAVETAEDSEPTTIADLDALSSSYPEYISNWYFWHATAPQTESRWAFLRWLEAAEQASVPDRYDRLQDGITTTWGELLVSVTLTDEGSRVYELRHADDDGTPVADLDTYEDPLEAREIAKHDDDGGYRPLKTAPSLQTGWAFPELSAAELVTTVDTFYPATIANWHREREGELDVTHWRDTVDRQTGIYGVVKTWDRGDGYEHVNWVAEACCDDSQCLKRREWQYDDETDLDVDGGSGTFPCREPCSLVIAGARQWTKLEGEGTQTYEFELTPSEKEQIEDIIDAVADGEAEDIREADIYEGANRYRTRFLRAKLFDEDGNLGGVETEQ, encoded by the coding sequence ATGGACGACACCCGTATCGAGGCGTTCGCCGAGGCAGCGTCGGACGGCATCGCGTTCGACGGCATCGAGGCAGCGGTCGAGGGTGAGCGATACGCCGTCGAGACAGCCGAGGACTCCGAGCCGACGACTATCGCGGACCTCGACGCCCTGTCATCGTCGTACCCCGAGTACATCTCGAACTGGTACTTCTGGCACGCGACCGCCCCACAGACCGAGTCACGGTGGGCCTTCCTCCGGTGGCTCGAAGCGGCAGAGCAGGCGTCAGTCCCCGACCGGTACGACCGCCTTCAGGACGGAATCACCACAACATGGGGAGAGCTGTTGGTCTCCGTGACACTGACCGACGAAGGAAGCCGGGTGTACGAGCTTCGCCACGCCGACGACGACGGAACGCCTGTTGCAGACCTCGACACATACGAGGACCCGCTGGAGGCTCGCGAAATCGCGAAACACGACGACGACGGCGGTTACCGCCCGCTCAAGACCGCACCGTCACTCCAGACCGGCTGGGCGTTCCCCGAGCTATCGGCGGCCGAGCTTGTCACGACGGTCGACACGTTCTATCCGGCCACGATTGCGAACTGGCACCGCGAGCGGGAAGGCGAACTCGACGTGACCCACTGGCGAGACACTGTCGACCGTCAGACGGGAATCTACGGGGTCGTCAAGACTTGGGACCGCGGCGACGGCTACGAACACGTCAACTGGGTCGCCGAGGCCTGCTGTGACGATTCCCAGTGTCTCAAGCGTCGAGAGTGGCAGTACGACGACGAGACAGACCTCGACGTGGACGGCGGATCGGGGACGTTCCCCTGTCGTGAACCCTGTTCGCTGGTCATCGCTGGCGCACGCCAGTGGACGAAACTCGAAGGCGAGGGTACCCAGACCTACGAGTTCGAACTCACCCCCAGCGAGAAAGAACAGATCGAGGATATCATCGACGCCGTGGCCGACGGCGAGGCCGAGGACATCCGTGAGGCCGACATCTACGAGGGAGCCAACCGGTACCGGACGCGGTTCCTGCGGGCGAAGCTGTTCGATGAGGATGGGAACCTCGGCGGCGTCGAGACGGAACAGTAA
- a CDS encoding M48 family metalloprotease, producing the protein MGVAVVLVGLLPVGFVYAGLAAMNTAGIWLAKLATDWVLAGRFYLEPWLVVGVVLVGFATQFTVGDTIALQALDARPVSADDRPALVDSVARLSQSVDLPTPSIAVADSDAPNAFTVGGRTENATLVVTTGLLDVLDATERDAVIAHELAHIKNRDATVMSLSYLLPSFTYSLAGGTLGLLQAIPGAFTGFHHTDSDSARSLLLGVVILTVSALLTLAISAVFWLASVTLFRVLSRYREYAADRGAVAITGDPAALASALETIDTELTAAPDRDLRAQDGGLGALCIAPIDDTQFADDPDLVASDVFPETHPPTEARIERLEEMAGAGTL; encoded by the coding sequence ATGGGCGTAGCTGTTGTCTTGGTAGGGCTTCTCCCGGTTGGCTTCGTCTATGCGGGCCTCGCTGCGATGAATACGGCCGGGATATGGCTGGCGAAACTGGCAACCGACTGGGTACTCGCCGGCCGGTTCTACCTTGAGCCGTGGCTGGTCGTCGGTGTCGTGCTCGTGGGCTTTGCCACACAATTCACTGTTGGGGACACCATCGCCCTGCAGGCGCTTGACGCCCGTCCTGTCAGTGCGGATGACAGACCTGCTCTTGTCGACAGTGTGGCGAGACTGTCGCAGTCGGTCGATCTTCCGACACCGTCAATCGCCGTCGCAGACAGCGATGCGCCGAACGCCTTCACCGTCGGCGGGAGAACCGAGAACGCGACGCTGGTAGTGACAACTGGCCTGCTTGACGTACTTGACGCCACGGAGCGAGATGCGGTCATCGCTCACGAGCTCGCACACATCAAGAATCGCGATGCGACTGTGATGTCGCTTTCCTATCTTCTCCCCTCGTTTACTTACAGTCTTGCCGGAGGGACTCTGGGACTGCTTCAGGCTATCCCCGGTGCATTTACCGGCTTCCATCACACGGACAGCGACAGCGCCCGGAGCCTCCTTCTCGGTGTGGTCATCCTGACTGTCAGTGCGCTGCTCACACTCGCTATCTCCGCCGTCTTCTGGCTCGCCAGTGTCACGCTGTTTCGCGTGCTCTCCCGATACCGCGAGTACGCAGCCGACCGCGGTGCCGTCGCTATTACCGGTGACCCGGCGGCACTCGCAAGCGCTCTGGAGACTATCGACACCGAACTGACGGCAGCGCCGGACCGCGACCTCCGGGCGCAGGACGGTGGCCTCGGTGCGCTCTGTATTGCGCCTATCGACGACACGCAGTTCGCTGACGACCCCGATCTGGTCGCCAGCGACGTGTTCCCCGAAACGCATCCACCGACCGAGGCCCGTATCGAACGTCTAGAAGAGATGGCCGGGGCGGGCACATTATGA
- a CDS encoding PQQ-binding-like beta-propeller repeat protein — protein sequence MTAYSRRTVLAGLTGVIGSLAGCGYRPGPGDKKWETADIGGRLVTLVDGTLFEVTFETTDLLDDAKTGEVARYSTSDGSRSGRFEVTGVVSDWASDGTQLYLGTATGRVVAVAGDGRSWTTTVPGPVSSIAAADDRVYVGTERGTLRAFDTADGTERWSKSLAVPVEPSESESPTLGAGADGLAVDWGTGDEYRLSVYTPAGASRWSHPLQRSLNGRPHVHGETVYVRSEHLRAFDRVSGSRRWVNEEISIPDGPLRFSASGEIIYVPERHALLAVSTADGEEQWRFGDQRLAGMERGRSAYETDVGATGAVPAPDDGSVFLNTKHHGLFQFGEDGSLHWHEPRLDFSFLYAITEQAILHSGTEAIVARYR from the coding sequence ATGACAGCGTACAGCCGTCGGACAGTTCTGGCGGGCCTCACCGGCGTCATCGGGTCGCTCGCAGGATGTGGCTATCGCCCGGGCCCGGGCGACAAGAAGTGGGAAACAGCCGACATTGGCGGCCGCCTCGTCACGCTGGTGGACGGGACGCTGTTCGAGGTGACCTTCGAGACGACGGACCTCCTCGACGACGCCAAGACTGGCGAAGTCGCACGGTACAGTACTTCTGACGGCTCCCGGTCGGGCCGGTTTGAGGTAACAGGCGTCGTGAGTGACTGGGCCAGTGACGGCACCCAGCTCTATCTCGGGACAGCAACGGGACGTGTCGTCGCAGTGGCCGGCGACGGACGGTCGTGGACGACAACCGTCCCGGGCCCGGTATCGAGTATCGCCGCCGCTGACGACCGTGTGTACGTCGGGACCGAGCGCGGCACCCTCCGCGCGTTTGACACAGCCGACGGGACCGAACGCTGGTCGAAGTCGCTGGCAGTCCCCGTGGAGCCATCAGAGAGCGAGAGCCCGACCCTCGGCGCGGGAGCCGACGGGCTCGCCGTCGACTGGGGAACCGGCGACGAATACCGACTCAGCGTGTATACGCCTGCTGGAGCCAGTCGGTGGAGTCATCCCCTTCAGCGCAGTCTCAACGGTCGGCCGCACGTGCACGGTGAGACCGTCTACGTTCGCTCGGAGCACCTTCGGGCGTTCGACCGTGTCTCGGGATCGCGTCGCTGGGTGAACGAGGAGATCAGCATCCCGGACGGGCCGTTACGGTTCAGCGCTAGCGGTGAAATTATCTACGTTCCGGAGCGACACGCACTGCTCGCTGTTTCCACTGCTGATGGCGAAGAGCAGTGGCGGTTTGGCGACCAGCGGTTGGCGGGCATGGAGCGGGGGCGATCTGCATACGAGACAGATGTCGGGGCTACCGGTGCGGTTCCGGCCCCGGACGACGGCTCAGTGTTCCTCAACACGAAACACCACGGCCTGTTTCAGTTCGGTGAGGACGGCAGCCTTCACTGGCATGAGCCACGTCTCGACTTCAGTTTTCTCTATGCTATCACAGAACAGGCGATACTCCACTCGGGCACCGAGGCAATCGTTGCCCGGTACCGCTAG